In Paenibacillus ihbetae, the following are encoded in one genomic region:
- a CDS encoding uracil-DNA glycosylase, with protein sequence MKDTQSAPVSPETIALCRSRLAHEPVEGFLLGRGAVPAKVMFVGEAPGATEIQEGKPFTGQAGREMDAYLERLGLSRSEVYITSTVRSRPFKERIITRASGERVISRSNRTPTKVEILAHAPILDEEIRWVRPQFLIPMGNIALHRLIGSHETVTSLHGKLIEGPVQQAAERDNPGAGYRFSLETYSIFPIFHPAAVLYNRKLSRIIESDLDILARILTE encoded by the coding sequence ATGAAGGATACCCAAAGCGCGCCAGTAAGTCCGGAGACGATCGCCTTATGCAGGTCAAGGCTTGCCCATGAGCCTGTCGAGGGATTTTTGCTGGGGAGAGGGGCCGTACCTGCCAAAGTCATGTTCGTCGGGGAAGCGCCCGGTGCCACCGAAATTCAGGAAGGCAAGCCTTTTACCGGCCAAGCCGGCCGGGAGATGGATGCCTATCTGGAGCGCCTGGGTCTCTCCCGCAGCGAGGTCTATATTACAAGCACGGTAAGGAGCCGGCCGTTTAAGGAACGTATCATCACCCGAGCTTCCGGCGAAAGGGTGATCAGCCGTTCGAACCGAACGCCCACGAAAGTCGAAATTTTGGCCCATGCACCGATCCTGGACGAGGAAATTCGCTGGGTTCGTCCGCAATTCCTGATCCCGATGGGGAATATTGCGCTGCACCGGTTGATCGGGAGCCATGAAACCGTCACTTCGCTGCACGGGAAATTGATCGAGGGACCCGTTCAGCAGGCGGCAGAGCGTGACAATCCCGGTGCGGGCTATCGATTTTCGCTGGAGACCTATAGCATCTTCCCGATCTTCCATCCGGCTGCCGTCCTGTATAACCGAAAATTGTCCCGGATCATCGAATCCGACTTGGATATTTTGGCACGGATATTAACGGAATAA
- a CDS encoding ThuA domain-containing protein, protein MLNVTIWNEFVHEKIHDEVRTVYPSGIHTALAEGLQHPDFIIRTATLDQPQHGLTDDVLDSTDVLLWWGHMAHDQVSDEIVSKVVKRVLDGMGLIVLHSGHFSKPFKALMGTSCDLKWREAGEQEIIWSVNPTHPIAAGLTGPIIIEHEEMYGEFFDIPAPDELVFVSNFEGGEVFRSGCTFKRGHGNIFYFRPGHETYPTYYNPEVLKVITNAIHWAYSAAGKQTFGNSQPVRPLPVLA, encoded by the coding sequence ATGCTTAATGTAACCATTTGGAATGAGTTCGTACACGAGAAAATCCACGATGAGGTCCGCACCGTATACCCAAGCGGGATCCATACGGCTTTGGCGGAGGGTCTGCAGCATCCGGATTTTATCATCCGCACGGCAACGCTGGATCAGCCGCAGCACGGATTGACGGATGACGTACTGGACTCAACCGATGTGCTGTTATGGTGGGGGCATATGGCTCATGACCAGGTCAGCGACGAAATCGTCAGCAAGGTCGTCAAGCGGGTATTGGACGGTATGGGTCTGATCGTCCTGCATTCGGGACATTTTTCAAAGCCGTTCAAAGCCCTGATGGGAACAAGCTGCGATTTGAAGTGGCGCGAGGCGGGAGAGCAGGAAATCATTTGGAGCGTGAATCCGACGCATCCGATCGCTGCGGGCCTTACAGGTCCGATCATCATTGAGCATGAGGAGATGTACGGGGAATTCTTCGATATTCCGGCACCGGATGAGCTGGTCTTTGTCAGCAACTTCGAAGGCGGCGAAGTATTCCGCAGCGGGTGCACGTTCAAGCGCGGCCACGGGAATATTTTCTACTTCCGTCCAGGGCATGAGACGTATCCGACCTACTACAACCCTGAAGTGCTGAAAGTCATTACGAACGCGATCCATTGGGCTTATTCCGCAGCAGGCAAGCAGACCTTCGGCAACAGTCAGCCGGTTCGTCCGCTGCCGGTGCTGGCATAA
- a CDS encoding sugar phosphate isomerase/epimerase family protein has protein sequence MKLGVFMVLLSGRKFEDALDYVASKGLKAVEIGTGGYPGNAHCNPAELLENETALKNFKNAVESRGLIISALSCHGNPLHPQKAVAKEFHDVFVKTVELAEKLEVPVVNTFSGCPGDHEDAKYPNWPVAPWPNDYQEILTWQWENKVIPYWTEWGKYASDRNVKIGLELHGGFSVHTPGTLLRLREAAGEVIGANLDPSHMWWQGIDPVQAIHILGRAGAIHHFHAKDTSIDPINVNKHGLTDMQSYANMLDRAWQFRSVGFGHDVKEWADMMSALRLVGYDYVVSIEHEDGLMSVEEGFSKAVQNLQQVLIEEPLGEMWWV, from the coding sequence ATGAAACTAGGCGTATTTATGGTATTGCTGAGCGGACGTAAATTTGAGGATGCACTGGATTACGTGGCTTCCAAAGGCCTGAAGGCGGTGGAGATCGGTACGGGCGGATACCCTGGCAATGCACACTGCAATCCGGCCGAGCTTCTCGAGAACGAAACCGCGCTGAAAAACTTCAAGAACGCCGTAGAATCCCGCGGCTTGATCATAAGCGCGCTGAGCTGCCACGGCAACCCGCTTCACCCGCAAAAAGCGGTAGCCAAAGAGTTCCATGACGTGTTCGTCAAAACCGTGGAGCTTGCAGAAAAACTGGAAGTACCGGTTGTCAACACCTTCTCCGGATGTCCGGGGGACCATGAGGATGCCAAATATCCGAACTGGCCGGTAGCACCTTGGCCTAACGATTATCAAGAAATTCTGACTTGGCAGTGGGAGAATAAAGTCATTCCTTACTGGACTGAGTGGGGCAAATACGCTTCTGACCGCAACGTAAAAATCGGCCTCGAGCTCCATGGCGGATTCTCCGTCCATACGCCGGGAACGCTGCTCCGCCTTCGCGAAGCGGCCGGTGAAGTGATCGGGGCGAACCTCGATCCGAGCCATATGTGGTGGCAGGGCATCGATCCTGTTCAAGCGATCCACATTCTGGGACGTGCCGGAGCCATCCATCACTTCCACGCGAAGGATACCAGCATTGATCCGATCAATGTGAACAAACACGGATTGACCGACATGCAGTCCTACGCGAATATGCTGGACCGCGCTTGGCAGTTCCGCAGCGTGGGCTTCGGGCACGATGTGAAGGAATGGGCTGACATGATGAGCGCCCTTCGCCTTGTCGGATATGATTACGTCGTGAGCATTGAGCATGAAGACGGACTGATGTCCGTTGAGGAAGGCTTCTCCAAAGCGGTGCAAAACCTTCAGCAAGTGCTGATCGAAGAGCCGCTCGGAGAAATGTGGTGGGTCTAA
- a CDS encoding Gfo/Idh/MocA family protein, whose translation MSKTLRIGIIGCGGIANGKHMPSLKKQAQAEMVAFCDIVVERAEKAAAEYGAEGAKVYSDYRELLRDESIDVIHVCTPNDSHSEITVASLEAGKHVMCEKPMAKTVAEAKLMLEAAERTGKKLTIGYNNRFRNDSMYLKGICENGELGDIYYGKALALRRRAVPTWGVFLDEEKQGGGPLIDIGTHALDLTLWLMDNYKPKSVLGSTFHKLGQRENAANAFGPWDPNKFTVEDSAFGFITMENGATIQLESSWALNVVEFGEAKTILAGTEGGADMQDGLRINGEKMSRLYETKIDLNAGGVAFYSGTSESDADREARMWLEAIIEDKEPVVKPEQAFVVTQILEAIYESAKTGKAVYFDN comes from the coding sequence ATGTCGAAAACATTACGAATCGGTATTATCGGCTGCGGCGGGATTGCCAACGGCAAGCATATGCCAAGCTTGAAAAAGCAGGCCCAGGCCGAAATGGTTGCCTTCTGCGACATTGTGGTCGAGCGTGCGGAAAAGGCCGCTGCCGAGTACGGCGCTGAAGGGGCCAAGGTCTATTCCGACTACCGGGAGCTTCTGAGAGACGAAAGCATCGACGTTATTCATGTATGTACGCCGAATGATTCCCACTCGGAGATCACGGTAGCGTCCTTGGAAGCCGGAAAGCACGTGATGTGCGAGAAGCCGATGGCGAAGACCGTTGCCGAGGCGAAGCTGATGCTGGAGGCTGCGGAGCGTACGGGCAAGAAGCTGACGATCGGTTATAACAACCGCTTCCGCAACGACAGCATGTACTTGAAGGGAATCTGCGAGAATGGCGAGCTTGGCGACATCTATTACGGCAAAGCGCTTGCCCTTCGCCGCCGCGCCGTTCCGACCTGGGGCGTATTTCTGGACGAAGAGAAGCAAGGCGGAGGCCCGCTGATCGATATCGGCACGCACGCGCTTGATTTGACGCTGTGGCTGATGGACAACTACAAGCCGAAGAGCGTGCTCGGTTCGACCTTCCACAAGCTGGGACAGCGCGAAAATGCAGCCAATGCCTTCGGTCCTTGGGATCCGAACAAATTCACGGTCGAGGACTCCGCATTCGGCTTTATCACCATGGAGAATGGTGCAACGATCCAACTGGAGTCCAGCTGGGCGCTCAATGTGGTGGAATTCGGCGAAGCGAAGACGATTCTTGCCGGCACGGAAGGCGGCGCCGATATGCAGGATGGTCTTCGCATTAACGGCGAGAAAATGAGCAGACTGTACGAGACGAAAATCGACCTGAACGCCGGCGGAGTCGCATTCTATTCCGGCACGAGCGAAAGCGATGCCGACCGTGAAGCGAGAATGTGGCTTGAAGCGATCATCGAAGACAAGGAACCTGTCGTCAAGCCGGAGCAAGCCTTCGTGGTCACGCAAATCTTGGAAGCTATCTATGAGTCGGCGAAGACCGGCAAAGCGGTTTACTTCGACAACTAA
- a CDS encoding Gfo/Idh/MocA family protein, whose translation MNKMKAGIIGCGNISGIYFTNLKNSPWIEIVACADLIMENAKAKAEEFNIPNVYTVEEMLAQPDIEFIINLTIPASHANVDIAALEAGKHVYSEKPLAITLEEGRRVLNLADQRGLRVGCAPDTFLGSGVQTAKAAIESGMIGRPIAATAFMMGSGPEAWHPNPEFFYAAGGGPMMDMGPYYVSALVELLGPARRVSASTGIQIPDRTVGSGPLQGKPIHVQTPTHLAGTLDFENGAIGTMITSFDIFGGSNLPWIEIYGTQGTLSLGDPNFFNGEVKLKRHGSDAWEVLEPVFECGNNERGLGINDMIQSIHEQKDHRSSGRMAYHVLEIMQSFQQSSLEGRHIVLKSTYRYGSLPAPQQAESAE comes from the coding sequence ATGAACAAAATGAAAGCAGGCATTATCGGCTGCGGCAACATCAGCGGCATTTACTTCACGAACTTGAAGAACAGCCCGTGGATCGAGATCGTGGCATGTGCCGATTTGATTATGGAGAACGCGAAAGCGAAAGCGGAAGAATTCAACATCCCGAATGTTTATACCGTCGAGGAGATGCTCGCACAGCCCGACATTGAATTTATTATCAATCTGACGATACCGGCCAGCCACGCGAATGTGGATATCGCCGCACTGGAAGCGGGCAAGCATGTGTACAGCGAAAAGCCGCTGGCCATAACGCTGGAGGAAGGCCGGCGGGTGCTGAACCTCGCCGATCAGCGGGGGCTTCGCGTTGGCTGCGCGCCGGACACGTTCCTCGGCTCCGGGGTTCAAACGGCCAAGGCCGCCATCGAATCCGGCATGATCGGACGGCCGATCGCCGCTACGGCATTCATGATGGGATCCGGGCCGGAGGCCTGGCACCCGAACCCGGAATTTTTCTATGCTGCGGGCGGAGGCCCGATGATGGATATGGGACCTTATTACGTATCGGCATTGGTCGAGCTGCTTGGTCCTGCACGCCGTGTCAGCGCGTCGACCGGCATCCAGATCCCGGATCGGACGGTTGGCTCGGGCCCGCTTCAAGGCAAGCCTATCCACGTGCAGACGCCGACGCATTTAGCGGGAACGCTTGATTTTGAGAACGGTGCCATCGGCACGATGATCACAAGCTTCGATATCTTCGGCGGTTCTAATCTGCCTTGGATCGAAATTTATGGGACCCAGGGCACGCTCAGCCTTGGCGATCCGAACTTCTTCAACGGCGAAGTGAAGCTGAAGAGACACGGCTCCGATGCATGGGAAGTGCTCGAACCGGTCTTTGAATGCGGCAATAATGAGCGGGGGCTCGGCATCAACGACATGATCCAATCGATTCATGAGCAGAAGGACCATCGCTCCAGCGGCCGCATGGCCTATCATGTGCTGGAGATTATGCAGTCATTCCAGCAGTCCTCGCTTGAAGGCAGACATATCGTTCTGAAGAGCACGTACCGTTACGGCAGCCTTCCGGCTCCGCAGCAGGCCGAATCCGCCGAATAA
- a CDS encoding helix-turn-helix transcriptional regulator, producing MDSNLTNQVVAADFSFHRKPFNMTMPDGFDTYLMRWQTDGRCRARIDDELALVEAGDLLIFPPGQFYELRIDDEVNAMGELTIESGDYHIFFKGPWADAWWKSKKRPSKIRVPVEERYLSLFRQIVLEQRRVSNPYPEISDYTARILCLEVDRLLSEQPTTTPKTYLAYRMKNYIEENASSMFKLEDVAAHVGISVSRAVHLFKETFGTTIMQYTMDVRLNMAKERIVFSPLSLEDVAETSGFANYTYFHRVFRSRFGQSPKQFRLNSRTPT from the coding sequence ATGGATTCCAATTTAACGAACCAAGTCGTAGCAGCCGATTTTTCATTTCATCGCAAGCCCTTTAACATGACGATGCCGGACGGCTTTGACACCTACCTGATGCGGTGGCAGACGGACGGCCGCTGCCGGGCCCGCATTGACGATGAGCTTGCGCTCGTCGAAGCCGGCGATTTGCTGATTTTTCCTCCGGGCCAATTCTACGAGCTCCGTATTGACGATGAAGTCAATGCCATGGGAGAGCTGACGATTGAGAGCGGAGATTATCATATTTTTTTCAAGGGGCCTTGGGCGGATGCCTGGTGGAAATCGAAGAAGCGTCCTTCCAAAATCCGCGTCCCGGTCGAAGAGCGGTACTTGAGCCTGTTCCGCCAGATCGTTCTGGAGCAGCGCCGGGTTTCGAATCCTTATCCGGAAATATCGGACTACACGGCTAGAATTCTCTGCCTGGAGGTCGACCGCCTGCTCTCCGAGCAGCCGACCACCACGCCGAAGACCTATCTGGCCTACCGCATGAAAAATTATATTGAAGAGAACGCATCCTCCATGTTCAAGCTGGAGGACGTCGCCGCGCATGTGGGCATCAGCGTCTCGCGGGCGGTGCACCTGTTCAAGGAAACCTTCGGAACCACCATCATGCAGTATACGATGGATGTCCGCCTGAACATGGCCAAGGAGAGAATCGTATTCAGCCCGCTGTCGCTGGAGGACGTCGCCGAAACGTCGGGCTTTGCCAACTACACCTATTTTCACCGGGTGTTCCGCTCCCGATTCGGCCAATCGCCGAAGCAGTTCCGGTTGAACAGCCGGACGCCGACTTAA
- a CDS encoding TVP38/TMEM64 family protein yields MKRWSRWMIPAIYAGILAAGLTFRHELLDWLQQNRSLPLMTLLAALLALIPIVPYKAVIAVLGYAYGPVWASTAAWLGTTTAACIVYFGVRTLYRESGRRLLGKYKMLHAFTEAVERHPFRAVFLARLLPIIPQTGVNLYAGIASVPFWTFTAASALGKIPAIVLYAWLGSGLADRPLLFALLAAAMMLAAAAVLALYRCMKRRRANV; encoded by the coding sequence ATGAAAAGATGGAGCCGATGGATGATTCCCGCGATTTATGCCGGAATTCTCGCAGCCGGCCTTACGTTCCGCCATGAGCTGCTGGATTGGCTTCAGCAGAACCGTTCCCTCCCGCTCATGACGCTGCTGGCCGCTCTTCTCGCCCTGATCCCCATCGTCCCCTATAAAGCCGTCATTGCCGTGCTCGGATACGCTTATGGCCCTGTATGGGCATCGACCGCTGCATGGCTAGGTACGACGACGGCAGCCTGCATCGTGTATTTTGGCGTTCGGACGCTGTACCGGGAATCCGGCAGGCGCCTGCTCGGCAAGTATAAGATGCTGCACGCCTTTACGGAAGCCGTGGAGCGTCATCCCTTTCGAGCGGTATTCCTGGCGCGGCTGCTTCCGATCATTCCGCAGACGGGTGTGAATCTATACGCCGGGATTGCTTCGGTTCCGTTCTGGACCTTTACGGCCGCTTCGGCGCTCGGGAAGATCCCTGCAATTGTTCTGTATGCCTGGCTCGGAAGCGGCCTTGCGGACCGCCCTCTTTTGTTCGCCCTGCTTGCCGCAGCCATGATGCTGGCAGCAGCTGCCGTCCTGGCTCTTTACCGCTGCATGAAAAGGCGCCGTGCGAACGTTTGA